A window of the Loxodonta africana isolate mLoxAfr1 chromosome 3, mLoxAfr1.hap2, whole genome shotgun sequence genome harbors these coding sequences:
- the LOC100666089 gene encoding olfactory receptor 7A10-like, whose product MTPICLYSSSFCFLDSHTSFMEPGNHTQVSEFILLGLSEEEELQTFLLGLFLSMYLVTFIGNFLIILATITSSHLHTPMYFFISNLSFVDICFTSTTVPKMLLNIHTHNKAITYQGCLTQMYFFILFAELDVFLLSIMAYDRFVAICHPLYYMVIMNSRHCGLLLLLSWILSALNSLLRSLLVLRLSFCTNLEIPHFFCEVNQVIQLSCSDTLLNIIEMYFATMVMGIIPFTGIVFSYSQIISSILRIASAKGKYKAFSTCGSHLLVVSVFCSTALGVYLSSATTQNSRASAIASVMFTIVTPMLNPFIYSLRNKDIKGALKNFVGIVSL is encoded by the coding sequence ATGACACCTATTTGTTTGTATagttcttctttttgctttcttgacaGTCACACCAGCTTCATGGAACCAGGAAATCACACACAGGTTTCAGAATTTATTCTCCTTGGACTCTCAGAAGAGGAGGAACTGCAGACTTTCCTTCTTGGGCTATTCCTGTCCATGTACTTGGTCACCTTTATTGGGAATTTTCTCATCATTTTGGCCACCATCACTAGCTCCcatctccacactcccatgtacttcttcatttccaacctGTCCTTTGTAGACATCTGTTTCACCTCCACCACTGTTCCAAAGATGCTACTGAACATCCACACCCATAACAAAGCCATCACCTATCAAGGCTGCCTTActcaaatgtattttttcatcctttttgcAGAGCTGgatgtttttctcctttctatAATGGCTTATGACCGGTTTGTGGCCATCTGTCACCCACTGTACTACATGGTCATAATGAATTCCAGACACTGTggcttgctgctgctgttgtcctGGATATTGAGTGCTCTGAACTCTCTGCTGCGTAGTTTACTGGTGTTGCGGCTGTCCTTTTGTACTAACTTGGAGATTCCTCACTTCTTCTGTGAAGTCAATCAGGTTATCCAACTTTCCTGTTCCGACACCCTTCTCAATATCATAGAAATGTATTTTGCAACTATGGTGATGGGCATTATTCCTTTCACTGGCATTGTATTTTCTTATTCTCAGATTATCTCTTCCATACTGAGAATTGCATCAGCAAAAGGAAAGTATAAAGCATTTTCCACTTGTGGATCTCACCTTTTGGTTGTTTCCGTGTTTTGTAGTACAGCTCTTGGGGTCTACCTCAGTTCTGCCACTACCCAAAATTCCAGGGCCAGTGCAATAGCCTCAGTGATGTTCACCATAGTCACACCCATGCTGAACCCCTTTATCTATAGCCTGAGGAATAAGGACATAAAAGGGGCCCTGAAAAATTTTGTTGGCATTGTCAGTTTATGA